Proteins from a single region of Carassius gibelio isolate Cgi1373 ecotype wild population from Czech Republic chromosome B15, carGib1.2-hapl.c, whole genome shotgun sequence:
- the lyrm9 gene encoding LYR motif-containing protein 9, translated as MSPAVVRTPLQLYRYLLRCCKLLPTAAMQKHYQHAIRQSYNSHADEDDAERIQMIIQRAISDADWILNKYTKKK; from the exons ATGTCTCCTGCTGTGGTCCGCACGCCGCTGCAGCTCTACCGCTATCTGCTGCGCTGCTGCAAACTCCTGCCAACAGCAGCCATGCAGAAACACTACCAACACGCCATCAGACAG AGCTATAACAGTCATGCGGATGAAGATGATGCAGAAAGGATTCAGATGATCATTCAAAGAGCCATATCTGATGCTGACTGGATATTAAATAAA TATACTAAAAAGAAGTGA